The following proteins are co-located in the Bacteroidales bacterium genome:
- a CDS encoding tetratricopeptide repeat protein, translating into MNIRITRKAGFLLLLVFLYLIPAAQQTRYYEPPEATYRMATDLVANKQYGAAREVFLTLIDQLPPNEELMRMDAAYYIALADYKLDHPEARQEFEDFLLRYDAHTKTNLARLHLGFITYDGRRYKQAIDEFEKVEPYHLTPKVLPEYLYKLGYSYLQTDNYEKAREVLFPVLNTPSDYQQGANYYYAQIAYLQQDYDEALKYFSKVDKNSEIGAEVPFYLLQINYVRKDFDAIVSAGPDLVWATRDKKKQAEAARVVAEAFYQKGDYAQALEYFGMYDKNIRRTLSREEQYQIAFALYQTGKYQEAVAKFEKVAGPKDALSQNAYYHLADSYLKTDKQQFAQSAFYNAWQLNGDEKIKEDALFNYAKLSYELAYDPFGNSLEALMQYVNDYPDSPRTDEAMDYLTNLFLSTKDYQAAINAIERMHTKNNVLKTAYQRITYQLAVQNFNAGRWEEALANFRKSLANTYNRDLTTRAKYWMAETYYQRQQYSTAIEHYEDFMTAPGSARLDLYPLARYQLGYSYFNLKHYDNALAAFRQFVNRPGKSSEEYVSDALMRMGDCYFVTKNYRPAIEQYDLALEKRSRNADYAMFQKALSQGALGNDQAKLSTLNQLIQKYPASNFQDDAYYEMAETYLLTNNNDEALTRFDDLIRKFPNSSYVVKSMQRSALVHYNQNHYDEAIQILKKLVKDYQGTDEARESLATIRNIYMDKNEIASYFKYAETVPFASVTASEQDSLTWINAENLYRSGRCENAVKALDTYLDEFPNGAFMINASYYRAECNMKLANREAALGDYMRIAQAPKSRYTEHALVQAAILNDEAGNTEAALENYQQLENMADNPANVTTALAGQMRAYHALQQTADAMQAARRLLQLENIDPPLLPEANYIIGVNAWKNNDLQTATPALEKTVALSDGARGAEAKYLLAEIQFQQKNLAKAENLIFELSNDYPAQEYWKAKGFIMLAEIYAATDNEFQARQTLQSIIDNYPGQDLRDLAAQKLRQIDGAAPANDTTPENTNPRKNRRR; encoded by the coding sequence ATGAACATTCGCATAACGAGAAAAGCAGGCTTTTTACTCCTGCTTGTTTTTTTGTATTTAATACCGGCGGCGCAGCAAACCCGCTATTACGAACCACCCGAAGCTACCTACCGCATGGCCACCGACCTTGTGGCCAATAAACAGTACGGCGCAGCTCGCGAGGTTTTCCTAACGCTGATCGACCAACTTCCTCCCAATGAAGAGTTGATGCGCATGGACGCCGCCTACTATATCGCGCTGGCCGACTACAAGCTCGATCATCCGGAGGCACGGCAAGAGTTCGAGGATTTTCTGTTGCGCTACGACGCCCATACGAAAACGAATCTGGCACGGCTGCATCTTGGATTTATCACCTACGATGGCCGTCGCTACAAGCAAGCCATAGATGAGTTTGAAAAGGTAGAGCCTTATCACCTTACGCCCAAGGTGCTGCCCGAATATCTTTACAAATTAGGCTACAGCTATCTGCAAACCGACAACTACGAAAAAGCTCGTGAGGTACTTTTCCCGGTTTTAAATACACCTTCTGATTACCAGCAGGGCGCTAACTATTACTACGCACAGATTGCTTATCTGCAGCAGGATTACGACGAAGCGCTGAAGTATTTTAGCAAAGTGGACAAAAATTCGGAGATTGGCGCAGAGGTGCCTTTTTATCTTTTACAAATCAATTATGTCCGAAAAGATTTTGATGCGATAGTCTCCGCCGGGCCAGATCTGGTATGGGCCACCAGGGACAAAAAAAAGCAAGCCGAAGCTGCACGGGTGGTAGCCGAAGCTTTTTATCAAAAAGGTGATTATGCTCAGGCACTCGAATATTTTGGGATGTACGACAAAAACATCCGTCGCACGCTTTCGCGCGAAGAGCAATACCAGATAGCTTTTGCGCTGTACCAAACCGGAAAATATCAGGAGGCTGTGGCCAAATTTGAAAAAGTGGCCGGCCCAAAAGATGCGCTTTCGCAAAATGCCTATTACCACCTTGCCGACAGCTATCTGAAAACCGACAAACAACAGTTTGCACAAAGTGCTTTTTATAATGCCTGGCAACTGAACGGCGATGAGAAAATAAAAGAAGATGCTCTTTTTAATTACGCCAAACTAAGCTACGAGCTGGCTTACGATCCTTTCGGCAACTCGCTGGAGGCACTCATGCAGTACGTCAACGACTACCCCGACTCTCCGCGCACCGACGAAGCAATGGATTATCTCACAAACCTCTTTTTATCGACCAAAGATTACCAGGCCGCCATCAACGCCATCGAGCGCATGCACACCAAAAATAATGTACTGAAAACGGCGTATCAGCGTATCACGTATCAACTGGCGGTACAAAACTTCAACGCCGGCCGCTGGGAGGAAGCACTGGCCAATTTCAGAAAATCGCTGGCCAACACTTACAACCGCGACCTCACCACCCGCGCCAAATACTGGATGGCCGAAACCTATTACCAGCGCCAGCAATATAGTACAGCCATCGAGCATTACGAAGACTTTATGACTGCACCCGGCTCAGCCCGCCTCGACCTCTATCCGTTGGCACGCTACCAACTGGGTTATTCCTATTTTAATCTTAAACATTATGACAATGCACTGGCGGCTTTCAGACAATTTGTAAACCGCCCCGGAAAAAGCAGCGAAGAATATGTTTCGGATGCGCTAATGCGGATGGGCGATTGTTATTTTGTCACCAAAAACTACCGCCCTGCCATCGAACAATACGATCTGGCTTTGGAGAAGCGTTCGCGCAATGCTGATTATGCCATGTTTCAGAAGGCGCTTTCGCAGGGAGCACTGGGCAATGACCAGGCAAAACTCTCAACGCTGAACCAACTTATTCAGAAATATCCCGCCTCCAACTTCCAGGACGACGCCTATTACGAAATGGCCGAAACGTATCTGTTGACAAACAACAATGACGAGGCACTGACACGTTTCGATGATTTGATCAGGAAATTCCCGAACAGTAGCTACGTGGTAAAATCGATGCAGCGAAGTGCGCTGGTGCATTACAACCAAAACCACTACGATGAGGCGATTCAAATTCTTAAAAAACTGGTAAAGGATTATCAGGGTACCGATGAGGCACGTGAGTCTTTGGCAACCATCCGCAACATTTACATGGATAAAAACGAAATCGCCTCTTATTTTAAATATGCCGAAACGGTTCCTTTTGCCAGCGTAACGGCGAGTGAACAGGATTCGCTGACGTGGATCAACGCCGAAAACCTTTACAGGAGCGGCCGCTGTGAGAATGCTGTGAAGGCGCTGGACACTTATCTTGATGAATTTCCCAACGGCGCATTTATGATCAATGCCAGCTACTACCGTGCGGAGTGCAACATGAAACTTGCAAACCGGGAGGCAGCGCTCGGAGATTATATGCGCATCGCGCAAGCGCCCAAGTCGCGCTACACCGAACATGCGCTCGTGCAGGCCGCAATACTCAACGACGAAGCCGGCAATACAGAAGCAGCTTTAGAAAATTATCAGCAGCTCGAAAACATGGCCGACAACCCCGCCAACGTAACCACTGCGCTGGCCGGACAAATGCGGGCATACCACGCACTGCAACAAACTGCTGACGCCATGCAGGCAGCGCGCCGGCTCTTGCAGCTCGAAAACATAGACCCGCCCCTGCTGCCCGAAGCCAATTATATTATTGGTGTGAATGCATGGAAAAATAATGATTTACAAACCGCTACTCCGGCGCTTGAAAAAACTGTAGCCCTTTCTGATGGAGCAAGAGGCGCCGAGGCCAAATACCTTTTGGCTGAAATACAGTTCCAACAGAAAAATTTAGCGAAAGCGGAAAATCTTATTTTTGAACTCTCCAACGATTATCCGGCGCAGGAATACTGGAAAGCAAAAGGCTTTATCATGCTTGCCGAAATCTATGCGGCCACCGACAACGAGTTTCAGGCGCGGCAAACCCTGCAAAGCATCATCGACAACTACCCAGGCCAGGACCTGCGCGACTTGGCAGCCCAAAAGCTGCGTCAGATAGACGGTGCCGCACCTGCCAACGACACAACGCCTGAGAATACCAATCCCCGCAAAAACAGACGCCGCTAA
- a CDS encoding aspartate kinase, translated as MKIFKFGGASVNSAEAVRNAGSILRREWQQELVVVFSAMGKTTNMLEEVVNAAWQKTGNTDQCISKVKDYHTQIINDLFPADHAVHHLLDGFLLNLSAVAADTSYSYDEFYDRVVPFGELISTAILSVWFDDQDLPNILLPGPSLLKTDNHFRDAAILWPQTCERIQTRIRTVLADNPGHFILTQGFIASTTDGRPTTLGREGSDFSAAVLAYCLDAEEVIVWKDVDGLLNADPVYFATTRLIPELSYRETIELAYYGAKILHPKTIKPLHNKNIPLHIRSFFHPEMPGSVIHASEHADTLIPFFILKKDQLLLSFSTRDFSFINEEKLKILFGVFSDHNIRINLMQNSAISFTVCINHPHHKLQTLLEELSEAFEIRYNEGLELLTIRHFESVDLQTYVSGCSVLLEQRSRRTLQIAYQRE; from the coding sequence ATGAAGATTTTCAAATTTGGCGGGGCTTCCGTCAATAGCGCAGAAGCAGTAAGGAACGCAGGCTCTATCCTTCGCCGGGAGTGGCAGCAGGAGTTGGTGGTAGTATTTTCGGCCATGGGCAAAACCACGAACATGCTTGAGGAGGTTGTAAATGCTGCCTGGCAAAAGACGGGCAATACAGATCAATGCATTAGCAAGGTAAAAGATTATCATACACAAATTATCAACGATCTGTTCCCCGCTGATCATGCGGTACATCACCTCCTGGATGGGTTTTTGCTCAATCTTTCGGCAGTAGCTGCGGACACCTCTTATAGCTACGACGAGTTTTACGATCGTGTGGTGCCTTTCGGCGAATTGATTTCCACAGCTATTCTAAGCGTTTGGTTCGATGATCAAGACCTTCCCAACATTCTCCTTCCAGGGCCATCACTTCTAAAAACCGACAATCATTTTCGCGACGCTGCCATTCTCTGGCCTCAGACCTGTGAACGCATTCAAACGCGTATTCGCACTGTTCTGGCCGACAATCCCGGGCATTTTATTCTCACGCAGGGTTTTATCGCCAGCACCACCGATGGCCGTCCTACTACGCTGGGGCGCGAAGGCAGCGACTTTTCAGCCGCCGTGCTGGCCTATTGTCTCGATGCCGAAGAAGTTATTGTGTGGAAAGATGTGGATGGTTTGTTGAATGCCGATCCGGTTTATTTCGCCACCACCCGGCTCATTCCGGAGCTGTCGTACCGCGAAACAATAGAGCTTGCCTATTATGGCGCCAAAATTCTGCATCCCAAAACCATCAAGCCGCTGCATAACAAGAACATCCCGTTGCACATACGGTCGTTCTTTCATCCGGAGATGCCCGGCTCCGTCATCCATGCCAGCGAACATGCCGATACGCTTATCCCTTTTTTTATCCTTAAAAAAGATCAGCTGTTGCTTTCGTTCTCCACACGCGATTTTTCTTTTATTAATGAAGAAAAGCTAAAAATACTTTTTGGAGTTTTTTCTGATCACAACATTCGCATCAACCTGATGCAAAATTCGGCCATCAGTTTCACGGTGTGTATCAATCATCCACATCATAAGCTACAGACACTGCTCGAGGAACTTAGCGAGGCCTTTGAGATACGTTACAACGAGGGCCTGGAGCTGCTCACCATCCGCCACTTCGAAAGTGTTGATTTGCAAACTTATGTTTCGGGGTGTAGTGTTTTGCTCGAACAGCGAAGCCGGCGAACGTTGCAGATAGCTTATCAGCGGGAATAA
- a CDS encoding phosphatase PAP2 family protein produces the protein MTNPKHRTIFNMQRLALTLMVFLLLVRPMAAQDSLPELHINKEYLLSYATDAANIAIAPVGWDGKQWLGFAAFTGATLVLFTQDKAIHDFYLRNHTATQDDISKYALEPLGKWYLAGLLGGMYIYGVAANDNHTETAALLTGKAVLLTGGYTLLLKGLFQRERPDEGDPADPMNWQGPLGDWRDNSFPSGHSSVVFAAATVLSAYYHERRWVGITAFSLASLVAISRTYDDRHWASDVFAGAALGYAVGRLVYNNYEQQKITVTPFSSSGFTGVTLSYTFK, from the coding sequence ATGACCAACCCAAAGCATAGGACTATCTTCAACATGCAACGATTGGCGCTTACGCTGATGGTTTTTTTGCTGTTGGTCAGGCCAATGGCTGCGCAGGATTCGTTGCCAGAGCTACACATCAACAAGGAGTATCTGCTGTCGTACGCAACCGATGCTGCCAATATTGCCATCGCTCCTGTGGGTTGGGACGGCAAGCAATGGCTCGGCTTTGCAGCTTTTACAGGCGCCACACTGGTGCTTTTTACACAGGACAAAGCCATCCACGATTTTTATCTGCGCAACCACACCGCCACCCAGGACGACATTTCTAAATACGCGCTCGAACCGTTGGGAAAATGGTATCTGGCAGGGCTGCTGGGAGGCATGTATATATATGGTGTAGCAGCCAACGACAACCACACCGAAACGGCTGCCCTGCTCACCGGCAAGGCTGTGTTGCTGACGGGCGGCTACACATTGCTGCTGAAGGGCTTGTTTCAGCGAGAGCGCCCCGATGAAGGCGATCCGGCCGATCCCATGAACTGGCAAGGGCCATTGGGCGACTGGCGCGACAACTCTTTTCCATCCGGACATTCTTCGGTGGTTTTTGCAGCAGCTACTGTTCTCAGCGCTTACTATCACGAGCGCCGCTGGGTAGGCATCACCGCTTTTTCGCTGGCCTCGCTGGTAGCTATCTCGCGCACCTACGACGACCGCCACTGGGCCAGCGATGTATTTGCCGGAGCAGCATTGGGCTACGCCGTCGGAAGATTGGTTTACAACAACTACGAGCAACAGAAGATAACCGTTACACCGTTTAGCAGCAGCGGATTTACGGGCGTTACGCTAAGCTATACTTTTAAGTAA
- the mazG gene encoding nucleoside triphosphate pyrophosphohydrolase produces MDEKLAAFGRLLTIMDELRAGCPWDRKQTFESLRYLTIEETYELSDAILENKPKEICQELGDLMLHLVFYAKIGSETGAFDIKDVLDGISKKLTSRHPHIYADVSVADDEDVKNNWEKIKLKEKGRKTVLGGVPSSLPAMVKAFRMQEKARGVGFDWKETAQVWEKVNEEVEELQQEVARGDTAAMEKEFGDLLFSLVNYARFIGVNPEDALERTNRKFMSRFNYIEAQAHKNDKEMHELSLEQMDALWNEAKEKEGK; encoded by the coding sequence ATGGATGAAAAACTGGCTGCCTTCGGGCGTTTGCTCACCATAATGGACGAGCTACGCGCCGGCTGCCCCTGGGACAGGAAACAAACGTTCGAGAGCTTGCGCTATCTCACCATCGAAGAAACTTACGAGCTTTCCGACGCTATTCTGGAAAATAAGCCAAAAGAAATCTGCCAGGAACTTGGCGACCTGATGTTGCACCTGGTGTTTTATGCTAAGATAGGTTCCGAAACCGGAGCCTTCGACATTAAAGATGTGCTCGATGGCATCTCCAAAAAGCTCACATCACGGCATCCGCATATTTATGCCGATGTAAGTGTAGCAGATGACGAAGATGTGAAAAACAACTGGGAGAAGATAAAGCTGAAAGAGAAAGGCCGCAAAACGGTGTTGGGTGGCGTGCCCAGCTCGCTGCCTGCCATGGTGAAGGCTTTCAGGATGCAGGAGAAGGCCCGCGGTGTGGGCTTCGACTGGAAAGAAACCGCACAGGTATGGGAAAAAGTGAACGAAGAAGTAGAAGAGCTGCAACAGGAAGTGGCACGCGGCGACACTGCCGCCATGGAGAAAGAATTTGGCGACCTTTTGTTTTCGTTGGTAAATTATGCACGTTTTATTGGTGTTAATCCCGAAGATGCATTGGAGCGCACCAACCGGAAGTTTATGAGCCGTTTCAACTACATCGAAGCGCAGGCACATAAAAACGACAAGGAAATGCACGAGCTTTCGCTGGAGCAGATGGATGCCTTGTGGAACGAAGCCAAAGAAAAAGAAGGGAAATAA
- a CDS encoding cysteine desulfurase, which yields MNFDVEKIRKDFPLLERTVYNKPLVYLDNAATNQKPRQVLQRLADYYENENSNIHRGTHKLSIQATTAYEQARQTVAQFINAPAPEQIIFTKGTTESINLVATTFGERFIKAGDEVLITHMEHHSNIVPWQLMCDRYGATLRVADITDAGVLDMEDFKRKLNKKTKLVAFAHVSNTLGTINPAQELVKLAHDVGARVLIDGAQAVAHLPVDVQALDCDFYCFSAHKIYGPMGNGVLFGKQEILQELPPYQGGGEMISQVTFEKTTFNELPFRFEAGTPNVSGALGLEAALQYLESVGPEAMHRYENELLHYATEKLSTIPGLIIYGNSPEKTGVVTFNLAGIHSYDMGTLLDKFGIAVRTGHMCTQPLIDFYGVPGFIRASFAMYNTRQEVDALTEAIMRSREMLL from the coding sequence GTGAATTTTGATGTAGAAAAAATACGCAAAGATTTTCCGCTTCTGGAGCGCACCGTTTACAACAAGCCACTTGTTTATTTGGACAATGCCGCCACCAACCAAAAGCCGCGGCAGGTGCTGCAGCGTTTGGCGGATTATTACGAAAACGAAAACAGCAACATCCATCGTGGCACCCACAAATTGAGCATACAGGCCACCACTGCCTACGAACAGGCCCGGCAAACTGTTGCTCAGTTTATCAATGCACCCGCACCCGAGCAAATAATTTTCACCAAAGGCACCACCGAATCCATCAATCTGGTGGCGACAACTTTCGGAGAGCGTTTCATCAAGGCCGGCGACGAAGTGTTGATTACTCACATGGAGCATCATAGCAACATAGTGCCGTGGCAACTCATGTGCGACCGTTACGGAGCTACACTGCGGGTAGCCGATATTACCGATGCCGGCGTTCTGGATATGGAAGATTTTAAGCGTAAGCTTAATAAAAAAACCAAGCTCGTGGCTTTTGCGCATGTTTCCAATACGTTGGGAACCATCAATCCTGCGCAGGAGCTAGTGAAGCTGGCGCATGATGTCGGCGCCCGCGTGCTCATCGACGGGGCACAGGCAGTGGCGCATTTGCCGGTAGATGTGCAGGCACTCGATTGCGATTTTTACTGCTTCTCGGCACACAAGATTTACGGTCCGATGGGCAACGGCGTGCTTTTTGGCAAACAGGAAATCTTGCAGGAATTGCCGCCCTATCAGGGTGGTGGTGAAATGATTAGTCAGGTCACTTTTGAGAAAACAACTTTTAACGAGTTGCCTTTCCGCTTTGAGGCCGGAACACCCAACGTGTCGGGGGCGCTCGGACTGGAAGCTGCCCTGCAATATTTGGAATCTGTTGGACCGGAGGCGATGCATCGTTATGAAAACGAACTGCTGCACTACGCCACCGAAAAGCTTAGCACCATCCCCGGATTGATTATCTATGGCAATTCTCCTGAAAAAACCGGTGTTGTCACCTTTAATCTTGCCGGAATACATTCTTACGATATGGGCACGCTTCTCGACAAGTTTGGCATCGCGGTGCGCACCGGCCACATGTGTACGCAGCCGCTCATCGACTTTTACGGTGTGCCGGGTTTTATTCGGGCTTCCTTTGCGATGTACAACACCCGTCAGGAAGTGGATGCACTCACCGAGGCCATCATGCGCAGCCGCGAGATGCTGCTGTAG
- a CDS encoding SufE family protein, translating to MESISEKANQIVDEFEIYDDWLDKYNYLIEMGRDLPVIDEKYKVKQNLISGCQSSVWLQGEYRDGHIYFSADSDAVITKGIVNLLIRVLSGQTPQAIIDADLDFIDKIGLKEHLSPTRSNGLVSMIKQMKLYALAFKTKYELKPENDGQQ from the coding sequence ATGGAATCTATCAGTGAAAAGGCAAACCAGATCGTTGACGAATTTGAAATCTACGACGATTGGCTCGACAAGTACAATTATCTTATCGAAATGGGCAGAGATCTTCCGGTGATTGATGAGAAATACAAGGTGAAGCAAAATCTAATCTCCGGATGTCAGAGCAGTGTGTGGCTGCAAGGTGAGTACCGCGACGGGCATATTTATTTTTCTGCCGACAGCGACGCCGTGATTACCAAAGGAATTGTAAACCTGCTCATCAGGGTGCTTTCGGGGCAAACTCCGCAGGCCATCATCGATGCAGATTTAGATTTTATTGATAAAATAGGTTTAAAAGAACATCTTTCGCCCACCCGTTCCAACGGATTGGTGTCGATGATAAAACAAATGAAACTTTATGCCCTTGCATTCAAAACCAAATACGAATTAAAACCCGAAAACGATGGACAGCAATAA
- a CDS encoding iron-sulfur cluster assembly protein yields the protein MDSNNDKSLREAVIEALESVYDPEIPVNIFALGLVYEVKVDDGKVHVLMTLTSPNCPVAESLPMEVKQKIEELEDVIEADVEITFDPPWDEDMMSDEALLELGLL from the coding sequence ATGGACAGCAATAATGATAAGTCATTGCGCGAAGCAGTAATAGAAGCACTGGAATCAGTTTATGATCCCGAAATCCCTGTTAATATCTTCGCACTGGGATTGGTTTACGAAGTAAAGGTTGACGATGGCAAAGTGCACGTGCTGATGACGCTCACCTCGCCCAACTGCCCGGTGGCAGAGTCGTTGCCGATGGAGGTAAAACAAAAAATAGAAGAGCTCGAAGATGTCATCGAAGCCGATGTAGAGATCACTTTCGACCCGCCCTGGGACGAAGATATGATGTCGGACGAAGCCTTGCTGGAACTGGGATTATTGTAG
- the dxs gene encoding 1-deoxy-D-xylulose-5-phosphate synthase: MTEKLLQKINSPADLKKLPESQLQELCGELRQFIIDAVSDNPAHLGANLGAVELTVALHYVFDTPDDKLIWDVGHQAYGHKILTGRRDLFDTNRRKGGISGFPKMEESEYDAFGVGHASTSISAALGMAEASQLAGNTTRHHIAVIGDGAMTGGMALEAMNNAGVNNPNLLVILNDNGIAIDKNVGAIKDYLAGIATSPFYNRLKDKVWLVLGGGTKYGHNTRAIVKQVGNAVKGSILRRSNLFEAFNFRYFGPVDGNDVERLVKLLRDIKNIKGPKLLHIVTTKGKGLEMAEREPVIYHAPPGKFDRLTGKLVPKKPCDGVQPPKYQVVFGRTMIELAESNPKVLGITAAMPTGSSLDMLMNKMPHRAFDVGIAEQHAVTFAAGLATQGFVPFCVIYSTFLQRAFDQIIHDVALQNLNVVFCIDRAGVVGEDGATHQGAFDLAYLRCIPNMTICAPMNEQELRNMMYTAQLADKGPWAIRYPRGRGVMENWKTPLEEILSATGRRLNDGSNLAILSIGHIGNEAAKAVEILREEDIEAAHYDVRFLKPLDEKMLHEVFKKFRNIITVEDGVIAGGFGSAVLEFMADHQYSATVIRLGIPDLFVEHGDRNLMIHELGYDAQAIAAAARKLAAAFSPLHH, encoded by the coding sequence ATGACTGAAAAGTTGTTGCAAAAAATAAATTCACCGGCCGATCTTAAAAAGCTGCCTGAGTCGCAGCTCCAGGAATTGTGCGGCGAGCTGCGTCAGTTCATCATCGACGCTGTTTCCGACAATCCTGCACATTTGGGAGCCAACCTGGGAGCTGTGGAGCTTACCGTGGCGCTGCATTATGTTTTTGACACACCCGACGACAAACTGATTTGGGACGTAGGCCATCAGGCTTACGGCCATAAGATACTCACCGGACGCCGCGACCTTTTCGACACCAATCGCCGCAAAGGCGGCATCAGTGGATTTCCGAAAATGGAAGAAAGCGAGTATGATGCTTTTGGCGTAGGACATGCCTCCACTTCTATCTCGGCAGCCCTGGGCATGGCCGAAGCCTCCCAGCTTGCAGGTAATACCACACGCCATCACATTGCCGTAATTGGCGACGGCGCCATGACCGGCGGAATGGCGTTGGAAGCCATGAACAATGCCGGCGTAAATAATCCAAACCTGCTGGTGATCCTTAACGACAATGGCATTGCCATCGACAAAAATGTAGGTGCTATCAAAGATTACCTTGCCGGGATAGCAACCTCTCCGTTTTATAATCGATTGAAGGACAAAGTGTGGCTCGTTCTGGGCGGCGGCACCAAATACGGCCACAATACCCGTGCTATCGTAAAGCAGGTGGGCAACGCTGTAAAAGGAAGCATCCTGCGGCGCAGCAACTTGTTCGAAGCTTTCAACTTCCGTTATTTTGGGCCGGTAGATGGCAACGATGTGGAGCGCCTGGTGAAGCTGCTGCGCGACATCAAAAATATTAAGGGGCCTAAGCTGCTCCATATTGTAACTACTAAAGGTAAAGGCCTGGAGATGGCTGAGCGCGAGCCGGTGATTTATCATGCACCTCCCGGAAAATTCGACAGGCTCACCGGAAAGCTGGTTCCCAAAAAACCTTGCGACGGCGTGCAGCCACCCAAATATCAGGTGGTTTTTGGGCGCACCATGATTGAGCTGGCAGAGAGCAATCCCAAAGTGCTGGGCATCACTGCTGCTATGCCTACCGGTAGTTCGCTCGACATGCTCATGAACAAGATGCCACACAGGGCTTTCGATGTGGGAATTGCCGAACAGCATGCAGTTACTTTTGCTGCCGGGCTGGCCACGCAGGGATTTGTTCCTTTCTGTGTTATCTATTCCACCTTCCTGCAGCGCGCTTTCGATCAGATTATTCACGACGTGGCATTGCAGAATCTCAATGTAGTTTTTTGTATCGACCGCGCCGGCGTAGTAGGGGAGGATGGAGCTACTCATCAGGGGGCTTTCGATCTAGCCTATTTGCGGTGCATTCCCAACATGACCATCTGTGCTCCTATGAACGAGCAGGAGCTGCGCAACATGATGTACACAGCTCAGCTTGCTGACAAAGGACCATGGGCAATACGTTATCCGCGCGGGCGCGGTGTTATGGAAAACTGGAAGACGCCACTGGAGGAAATCCTTTCTGCCACAGGCCGCCGGCTCAATGATGGCAGCAATCTGGCTATTTTATCCATCGGTCATATTGGTAACGAAGCCGCCAAAGCTGTAGAAATTTTGCGCGAGGAAGATATTGAGGCTGCTCATTACGATGTGCGGTTTCTCAAACCACTCGACGAGAAGATGCTGCATGAAGTGTTTAAAAAATTCAGGAATATTATCACCGTTGAGGATGGCGTGATTGCAGGAGGCTTCGGCTCTGCCGTCCTCGAATTTATGGCCGATCATCAATATTCGGCTACGGTTATCCGGCTGGGAATCCCAGACTTGTTTGTGGAACACGGCGACAGAAATCTGATGATCCATGAGCTGGGATATGATGCACAGGCTATAGCCGCTGCCGCGCGCAAACTTGCCGCCGCTTTTTCGCCGCTACACCACTGA